The Neoarius graeffei isolate fNeoGra1 chromosome 7, fNeoGra1.pri, whole genome shotgun sequence genome includes a region encoding these proteins:
- the LOC132889114 gene encoding CD276 antigen, protein MCRNSGVKMVKHEVHRPEMCRNVFLHIMMIIIVCSHADSFSVNVPARRLTAARGHSVVLGCVFSLDSGQKPDLSNLVVTWQRQKDNRVVHSYYFAQDQLETQDSAYRNRTALFLTELSKGNASVRLDNVEMKDEGIYICSVSTKQGTDKAELQLIYGAFYTEPRLTINVSSSDILVQYETEGFPEPELMWKGENGKNLSNHVQTSVEPNIDMGLYYIKSSYTAPKSPLNFIFILENQLLHQSLQRPVRYTGGENSCITEVIALAAISSFFLILILVILAYFYFHKKK, encoded by the exons ATGTGTCGAAACAGTGGAGTAAAAATGGTAAAGCATGAAGTTCACAGACCAGAGATGTGTCGGAATGTGTTCCTCCACATCATGATGATCATCATTGTGTGTTCACATGCAG ACTCCTTCAGTGTGAACGTACCAGCAAGACGTTTGACAGCAGCCCGTGGACACTCTGTGGTTCTGGGCTGCGTGTTCTCCCTAGACTCTGGACAAAAGCCTGACCTTTCCAACTTGGTGGTGACATGGCAACGGCAAAAGGATAACCGAGTTGTCCATAGCTACTATTTTGCACAAGACCAGCTGGAGACTCAAGACTCTGCATACCGAAACCGTACAGCACTATTTCTGACCGAGCTGAGCAAAGGAAACGCTTCAGTAAGATTAGATAATGTGGAAATGAAGGATGAAGGGATCTACATCTGCTCCGTGAGCACAAAACAGGGAACAGACAAAGCAGAGTTACAGCTGATCTATGGAG CTTTCTACACAGAACCGAGGTTAACTATCAACGTTAGCTCTTCTGACATTTTGGTGCAGTATGAGACGGAGGGATTCCCCGAACCCGAGTTGATGTGGAAAGGAGAAAATGGCAAGAACCTCAGCAATCACGTACAGACGTCTGTAGAACCAAATATAGACATGGGACTTTATTATATCAAAAGCAGTTACACGGCACCAAAGTCTCCACTCAACTTCATCTTTATTCTCGAAAACCAGCTACTGCATCAATCCTTGCAGAGGCCCGTCAGATATACTG GGGGTGAGAACTCCTGCATTACCGAAGTGATTGCACTTGCAGCCAtttcttcttttttcctcatcttgatCCTAGTGATTTTGGCCTATTTTTACTTTCACAAGAAGAAATAA